In the Acidobacteriota bacterium genome, GTGCACTTCGACTTCGACCGCTACACGCTGCGCGCCGAAGCCACCCGCATTCTCGACGAAGCCATCAAGGCGATGAGCGAAGACCCGAGCATGCGCCTCACGGTCGAAGGCCACACCTGCAACATCGGCACGACCGAGTACAACCTGGCCCTCGGCGAGCGCCGCTCGAACGCGGTGCGCGATTATCTGGCCAGCCGCGGCGTCGCGGCCGACCGGCTGCAGAGCGTGAGCTACGGCGAAGAGCGTCCGAAGCACGACAACTCGCGCGAAGAGACGCGCCGCCTGAACCGCCGCGCGGCGATGACGATTCGCCTGCAGTAGGCGGAGTGTTTGGCGTCCGCCTTCAGGCGGAGTGGAGTGTAGCGTCCGCCTTTAGGCGGACCCAAAAAGAAGGGGCGGGTGGCCGAAAGGCTCACCCGCCCTTTTACTTTGTGGTGGCGGCAGACGACTAGCCGTCGACGAGAACCGTGAAGCCGCCGTAGTTCATGCGTTTCATGTCGAAAGCCGCAGCGTCGGTCATCATCGCCGCCATCCGCTTGTCTTTCACGACCTTCTTATTTACGGCATCGCGATGCGCACGCGACTTGTAGACGATCCACGAGAAGATAACGATCTCGCCGGCCTTGAGTTTTGTGACCTTGGCAAAGGATGT is a window encoding:
- a CDS encoding DUF1428 domain-containing protein; amino-acid sequence: MPKYVDGFLLVIPKKRLADYRTIARKASKVWKDHGALDYVETMGDDLIHPGMGTSFAKVTKLKAGEIVIFSWIVYKSRAHRDAVNKKVVKDKRMAAMMTDAAAFDMKRMNYGGFTVLVDG